A portion of the Dehalococcoidia bacterium genome contains these proteins:
- a CDS encoding LLM class flavin-dependent oxidoreductase codes for MEFGSFMEFHTRPGLTQSDAFNEGFSHIQIAESLGLDGVWMAESHFNPQRSVLSAPLVLGAAIAGRTNTIKIGTAVHVIPLGNPIRMAEEAATLDQVSQGRFEYGVGRSGFPGSYEGYGMAYGESRARFYEYLEIIRGAWMSDNFSYEGDFYKYDEVCLTPKPFQQPHPPFRIAATTTDTFPLLGELGYPIFVGVRGLGASQVAEQVEMYKKAWSDAGHTGPTDISLRIPVYVSETEEDGVSTPENSFMKQFKRLGSQLAASVSRAGTDPREDRAERSSQLAEINWTEVRKEKVAVGTPDMVVEQLARLRDQLSLTGVVAEFNAGEEIPPEKIESSLKLFCEEVMPALK; via the coding sequence ATGGAATTCGGCTCATTCATGGAATTTCACACTCGGCCTGGCCTCACGCAGTCCGATGCGTTTAACGAAGGCTTTTCCCATATTCAGATTGCTGAGTCTCTTGGATTGGACGGGGTCTGGATGGCGGAGTCCCACTTCAACCCGCAGCGGTCCGTTCTATCGGCGCCCCTCGTGCTTGGCGCCGCCATTGCCGGACGTACGAACACCATAAAGATTGGTACTGCGGTACACGTCATCCCTCTCGGTAACCCCATAAGAATGGCTGAAGAAGCAGCCACGCTCGACCAGGTCAGCCAGGGACGCTTCGAGTACGGAGTAGGCCGCAGCGGTTTCCCGGGCTCATACGAAGGATACGGTATGGCCTATGGCGAGAGCAGGGCACGCTTCTACGAATACCTTGAGATCATCAGGGGCGCGTGGATGTCGGACAACTTCAGCTACGAGGGCGACTTCTACAAGTACGACGAGGTCTGTCTCACCCCCAAGCCTTTCCAGCAGCCGCACCCTCCGTTCAGAATTGCTGCTACAACGACGGACACCTTCCCACTGCTAGGAGAGCTCGGATACCCGATTTTCGTTGGCGTACGCGGTTTGGGAGCGTCACAGGTCGCAGAGCAGGTCGAAATGTATAAGAAGGCATGGAGCGATGCGGGCCACACCGGGCCGACTGACATCTCGCTCCGCATACCCGTGTACGTCAGTGAGACGGAGGAAGACGGCGTGAGCACCCCGGAGAACAGCTTCATGAAGCAGTTCAAGAGGCTGGGGTCACAGCTAGCGGCCTCTGTTTCCCGCGCTGGTACGGATCCACGGGAGGATCGAGCCGAGCGAAGTTCTCAGCTCGCTGAGATTAACTGGACTGAGGTCAGGAAGGAAAAGGTCGCAGTCGGGACTCCTGACATGGTCGTCGAACAGCTCGCCAGGCTGCGCGACCAACTGAGCCTGACTGGCGTGGTCGCCGAGTTCAACGCCGGCGAAGAGATCCCTCCTGAAAAGATCGAGTCCTCTCTGAAACTGTTCTGCGAAGAGGTCATGCCAGCGCTGAAATAG
- a CDS encoding type III pantothenate kinase, giving the protein MLLAIDIGNTNVTIGVFDGDDLRTTFRFATDTRKMPDEYAVTINQLLPLQGMVLGDIDAVALCSVVPPLTPSFVDLARTYFDVEPLEVGSGTRTGIRVRYDAPRDVGADRIVDAAAAFKMFGGPVIVVDVGTATVFDAVNDQGDYLGGAIAPGISIAADSLFHSTAMLRRVELAPPPTAIGRNTIHALQAGLVLGYSELVKGMVGRFRDELGQHSRVIATGGLAEVVASEAGVFDSVDPNLTLTGLKIVFDMNRDGR; this is encoded by the coding sequence GTGCTGCTAGCCATAGACATAGGCAATACGAACGTCACCATCGGTGTGTTCGACGGGGACGATCTGAGGACGACCTTCAGGTTCGCCACCGATACCCGAAAGATGCCTGACGAGTACGCAGTTACGATCAACCAGCTGCTTCCCCTGCAGGGAATGGTGCTTGGCGATATCGACGCCGTTGCTCTTTGCAGCGTGGTGCCGCCACTGACTCCCAGCTTCGTGGATCTTGCCAGGACTTACTTCGACGTAGAGCCCTTGGAAGTCGGCTCAGGGACTCGAACGGGCATCCGTGTTCGCTATGATGCCCCCCGCGACGTTGGGGCAGATCGCATCGTAGACGCAGCTGCTGCCTTTAAGATGTTCGGTGGCCCTGTGATAGTCGTGGACGTCGGTACGGCTACCGTGTTCGATGCCGTCAACGACCAGGGAGACTACCTCGGTGGAGCGATCGCTCCCGGCATCTCCATCGCCGCAGACTCGTTGTTTCATTCTACAGCCATGCTCAGGAGGGTCGAGCTGGCTCCGCCGCCTACCGCCATCGGCCGGAATACAATCCACGCTCTCCAGGCGGGCCTGGTCCTCGGCTATTCTGAGCTCGTCAAAGGCATGGTAGGCCGATTCAGGGATGAACTCGGCCAGCACTCCAGGGTTATCGCAACCGGAGGATTGGCAGAAGTGGTAGCCTCCGAGGCCGGTGTCTTTGACTCTGTCGACCCCAACCTCACTCTGACTGGCCTCAAGATAGTGTTCGACATGAATAGGGACGGTCGCTGA
- the coaBC gene encoding bifunctional phosphopantothenoylcysteine decarboxylase/phosphopantothenate--cysteine ligase CoaBC, with amino-acid sequence MPQDLAGVNIVLAVSGSIACYKAVDLASKLTQLRAKVDVIMTEAAQRFVAPLTFRSITHRPVVTSMFEPDSELSINHVALAERADLVAVVPATANTLARIAHGIADDAITATVLATRAPLLVVPAMDANMFDSPATQANVELLNRRGVHIAGPAEGRLASGLIGKGRLLETPELIGHIRIVLGQDGDLAGRKIVVTAGGTQEAIDPVRVITNHSSGKMGYAVAEAARDRGADAVLVTSPTALPDPTGVRVVRVGSALSMRDALYDECASADAVVMAAAVADWRVADVADQKVKKGGEDTWTIDLVKNPDLIAGLASDNLVKIGFAAESEDLIANAQSKLISKDLHMIVANDITAEDAGFAVDDNRVIILDREGGIDRLPLMSKYDVGVEILDRVVPFLK; translated from the coding sequence ATGCCGCAGGACCTAGCAGGAGTAAACATAGTCCTCGCCGTCAGCGGTTCCATAGCCTGCTACAAGGCTGTTGACCTCGCTAGCAAACTGACCCAACTGCGCGCCAAAGTCGACGTGATTATGACAGAGGCCGCACAGCGGTTCGTGGCCCCGTTGACGTTCAGGTCCATCACGCATCGGCCTGTCGTCACCAGCATGTTCGAACCGGATTCCGAGCTCAGCATCAACCATGTTGCCCTCGCCGAACGCGCCGACTTGGTGGCGGTAGTACCTGCTACAGCAAACACCCTGGCAAGGATCGCCCACGGTATAGCCGACGATGCCATCACAGCCACGGTCCTGGCCACTCGTGCCCCGCTGCTCGTGGTCCCAGCTATGGACGCTAACATGTTCGACAGCCCTGCGACACAGGCAAACGTCGAGTTGCTGAATCGCCGTGGCGTTCACATTGCTGGGCCCGCCGAGGGCCGACTTGCATCTGGTCTCATTGGCAAGGGAAGACTCCTAGAGACGCCCGAACTGATCGGGCACATTCGCATCGTCCTCGGACAGGACGGCGACCTCGCAGGCCGTAAGATCGTGGTAACGGCTGGCGGCACACAGGAGGCCATAGACCCTGTTCGTGTCATTACCAACCACTCTTCGGGAAAGATGGGCTACGCAGTCGCTGAGGCTGCCAGGGACAGAGGCGCCGATGCGGTCCTCGTTACATCTCCTACTGCCTTGCCGGATCCCACAGGCGTACGCGTTGTCAGGGTAGGATCGGCTCTGTCCATGCGTGACGCTCTCTACGACGAGTGCGCCAGCGCCGACGCTGTCGTCATGGCCGCTGCCGTGGCTGACTGGAGGGTGGCTGACGTCGCCGATCAGAAGGTCAAGAAGGGCGGCGAAGACACGTGGACAATCGATCTCGTAAAGAACCCGGACCTTATCGCAGGCCTCGCCTCCGATAACCTCGTCAAAATCGGGTTCGCTGCCGAAAGCGAAGACCTAATCGCCAATGCCCAGTCCAAGCTCATTTCGAAAGACCTGCACATGATAGTCGCCAACGACATCACGGCTGAGGACGCTGGATTCGCCGTTGACGACAACCGTGTAATCATCCTCGACCGCGAGGGCGGAATAGATAGGCTGCCCCTCATGTCAAAGTACGACGTAGGGGTTGAGATCCTCGACCGCGTTGTACCCTTTTTGAAGTGA
- a CDS encoding tautomerase family protein, whose amino-acid sequence MPIVRVEMWPGRTHEQKQELAKVITDAVVNIGKAPAEATFVIFEDVPKENWAQAGTLASDE is encoded by the coding sequence GTGCCAATCGTTAGAGTAGAAATGTGGCCAGGACGCACTCATGAGCAGAAGCAGGAACTCGCGAAGGTGATTACCGACGCTGTTGTGAATATCGGCAAGGCCCCTGCCGAAGCCACGTTTGTCATCTTCGAAGACGTGCCCAAGGAGAACTGGGCGCAGGCTGGTACGCTCGCGTCGGACGAGTAG
- a CDS encoding LLM class F420-dependent oxidoreductase, translating into MNFGYYLPSNGAGARPDALESIARLGDTLGFYCMVAPDHILQPNNVDSVYPYSLTGDILAGGNMGGGEWPEQITTLAFLAGVTERIRLVTSVMIVPYRNPLLTAKMLATLDVLSKGRLIVGAGVGWMEEEFEMLSAPPFSERGAVTNEYLQAFIELWTQDSPSFEGKYTSFADVTFLPKPVQKPHPPIWIGGQSRPAIRRAARLGNAWHPVGAIPATPLEPEELAENVAMLHQVAEQAGRDPASIDLSMKAPLYDASMDSEGTRRRFSGSPEDVLEDIRIYSDTGVTHLIFDFRSQDPVETEDRMSRFAEEIIPLAESI; encoded by the coding sequence ATGAACTTCGGCTACTATCTTCCCAGCAACGGTGCGGGCGCGCGGCCAGATGCGCTGGAGTCAATCGCCCGCCTCGGCGACACGTTGGGCTTCTACTGTATGGTCGCTCCAGACCACATCCTGCAGCCCAACAACGTCGACTCCGTTTATCCCTACAGCCTCACTGGTGATATCCTCGCGGGCGGCAACATGGGTGGAGGTGAGTGGCCAGAGCAGATCACGACTCTCGCTTTTCTGGCTGGCGTTACAGAACGAATACGCCTCGTCACCAGCGTGATGATAGTCCCATACCGCAACCCTCTGCTGACTGCCAAGATGCTCGCCACATTGGACGTGCTCTCTAAGGGACGGCTGATAGTTGGGGCGGGAGTTGGCTGGATGGAGGAGGAGTTCGAGATGCTGAGCGCTCCGCCCTTCTCAGAGCGTGGTGCCGTGACCAACGAGTATCTTCAGGCCTTCATTGAGCTCTGGACCCAGGACAGCCCCTCCTTCGAAGGTAAGTACACCAGCTTCGCCGACGTTACATTCCTGCCCAAACCTGTTCAGAAGCCCCATCCGCCCATATGGATTGGCGGTCAGAGTCGCCCCGCGATCCGGCGCGCTGCCCGGCTGGGGAATGCATGGCATCCCGTAGGGGCCATTCCCGCGACTCCGCTCGAACCCGAAGAACTTGCTGAAAACGTTGCTATGCTCCACCAAGTAGCCGAACAGGCAGGGCGTGATCCTGCTTCAATCGACTTGTCGATGAAGGCACCGCTATATGATGCATCGATGGACAGCGAAGGGACCCGCCGACGATTCTCAGGCAGCCCGGAGGACGTCCTCGAAGACATCCGCATCTACTCTGACACCGGCGTGACGCACCTGATATTCGACTTCCGAAGCCAGGACCCCGTCGAGACGGAAGACCGGATGTCCCGGTTCGCCGAGGAGATCATCCCGCTCGCTGAATCGATCTAG